The Heyndrickxia vini genome contains a region encoding:
- the gap gene encoding type I glyceraldehyde-3-phosphate dehydrogenase, which produces MTVKVGINGFGRIGRNVFRAALNNPEVEVVAVNDLTDANMLAHLLKYDTVHGTLEQDVTVDGDYLVVGGHKVKVLAEREPAQLGWGDLGVDIVVESTGRFTNRKDAAKHLEAGAKKVIISAPATDEDITIVMGVNEDKYDAANHNVISNASCTTNCLAPFAKVLNEKFGIKRGMMTTVHSYTNDQQILDLPHKDYRRARAAAENMIPTTTGAAKAVALVLPELKGKLNGMAMRVPTSNVSIVDLVAELDKDVTVEEVNAALKEAAEGNLKGILAYSDLPLVSRDYNGAKVSSTIDALSTMVLENNMVKVLSWYDNETGYSNRVVDLAAYIAKKGL; this is translated from the coding sequence ATGACTGTAAAAGTTGGTATTAATGGTTTTGGACGTATTGGACGTAATGTATTCCGCGCTGCTTTAAATAATCCTGAAGTAGAAGTAGTTGCTGTAAATGATTTAACAGATGCAAACATGCTTGCACATCTTTTGAAATATGATACTGTTCACGGAACTCTTGAGCAAGATGTAACAGTAGACGGTGATTACCTAGTTGTTGGTGGTCATAAAGTAAAAGTTCTAGCTGAACGTGAACCAGCACAACTTGGTTGGGGAGATCTTGGTGTAGATATCGTAGTTGAATCTACTGGTCGCTTTACAAACCGTAAAGATGCTGCTAAACATTTAGAAGCTGGTGCAAAAAAAGTAATCATCTCTGCTCCTGCAACAGATGAAGATATTACAATCGTTATGGGTGTTAACGAAGATAAATATGATGCTGCTAATCATAATGTAATTTCTAATGCATCTTGTACAACAAACTGCTTAGCACCATTTGCTAAAGTATTAAACGAAAAATTTGGTATCAAACGTGGTATGATGACAACTGTTCACTCTTACACAAATGATCAACAAATTCTTGATTTACCACATAAAGACTACCGTCGTGCTCGTGCGGCTGCAGAAAACATGATTCCAACAACTACTGGTGCTGCGAAAGCTGTTGCGTTAGTATTACCTGAATTAAAAGGAAAATTAAACGGTATGGCTATGCGTGTTCCAACTTCTAACGTTTCTATCGTTGACTTAGTTGCTGAACTAGATAAAGATGTAACGGTTGAAGAAGTTAATGCAGCATTAAAAGAAGCAGCTGAAGGTAATTTAAAAGGTATTCTAGCATACAGTGATCTTCCACTTGTATCTCGTGATTACAACGGCGCTAAAGTTTCTTCAACTATTGATGCACTATCAACAATGGTTCTAGAAAACAACATGGTAAAAGTACTTTCTTGGTATGACAATGAAACTGGATACTCTAACCGTGTAGTTGACTTAGCTGCATACATTGCAAAAAAAGGATTGTAA
- a CDS encoding phosphoglycerate kinase: MNKKTIKDIDLNGKKVFCRVDFNVPLQNGNVTDDTRIRAALPTIQYLIDQGAKVILASHLGRPKGQVVEELRLTPVAKRLSELLKKDIRKSNEAYGEIAQAEIDKLENGDVLLLENVRFYPGEEKNDPELAKSFADLADVYVNDAFGAAHRAHASTEGIAQYLPAVAGFLMEKELEVLGKALSNPERPFTAIIGGAKVKDKIGVIDNLLDKVDNLIIGGGLAYTFVKAKGHEVGKSLLEEDKIDLAKSFMEKAEQKNVKFYMPVDVVVADDFSDSANKKVVAIDEIPSDWEALDIGPKTVEIYRDVIGQSKLVIWNGPMGVFELESFANGTKGVANALADASNTYSVIGGGDSAAAVEKFNLADKMSHISTGGGASLEFMEGKTLPGVAALNDK, from the coding sequence ATGAATAAGAAAACCATTAAAGATATCGATTTAAATGGGAAAAAAGTATTTTGCCGAGTTGATTTTAATGTACCGTTACAAAATGGAAATGTGACAGATGATACGCGTATCCGCGCTGCATTACCAACTATTCAATATTTAATTGACCAAGGAGCAAAGGTCATTCTAGCCAGCCATTTAGGTCGACCAAAAGGTCAAGTAGTTGAAGAATTACGATTAACTCCTGTTGCGAAACGACTAAGTGAACTATTAAAAAAAGATATCCGTAAATCAAACGAAGCTTATGGTGAAATTGCACAAGCAGAAATTGATAAATTAGAAAATGGTGATGTCCTCCTTTTAGAAAATGTTCGTTTCTACCCTGGCGAGGAAAAAAATGATCCGGAATTAGCGAAAAGCTTTGCTGATTTAGCTGATGTATATGTGAATGATGCATTTGGTGCTGCTCACCGTGCCCATGCGTCAACAGAGGGGATTGCTCAATACCTACCAGCTGTTGCCGGCTTCCTGATGGAAAAGGAGCTTGAAGTTCTTGGTAAGGCACTTTCAAATCCTGAACGTCCTTTCACTGCTATTATCGGAGGAGCGAAGGTAAAAGATAAAATTGGTGTTATCGACAACTTGCTTGATAAAGTCGATAATCTCATTATCGGTGGCGGTCTTGCTTATACATTTGTGAAAGCAAAAGGCCACGAAGTAGGAAAATCATTATTAGAAGAAGATAAAATTGATTTAGCAAAATCCTTTATGGAAAAAGCGGAACAAAAAAATGTGAAGTTCTATATGCCTGTCGATGTAGTAGTTGCTGATGATTTTTCTGATTCTGCCAACAAAAAAGTTGTAGCAATCGATGAAATTCCATCCGATTGGGAAGCACTAGATATCGGTCCGAAAACAGTTGAAATTTATCGTGATGTCATCGGACAATCTAAGCTTGTCATTTGGAATGGACCTATGGGTGTATTTGAACTCGAATCATTTGCAAACGGAACAAAAGGTGTGGCAAATGCGCTAGCTGACGCATCAAATACGTATTCTGTAATTGGTGGCGGAGATTCAGCAGCTGCAGTTGAAAAATTTAATCTTGCAGACAAAATGAGCCATATCTCAACAGGTGGCGGTGCTTCCCTAGAGTTTATGGAAGGTAAAACTTTACCAGGCGTTGCTGCCTTAAATGATAAATAA
- the tpiA gene encoding triose-phosphate isomerase yields the protein MRKPIIAGNWKMHKTMSEAKAFAEEVAGLVPKKDVVDSVICAPALFLDRLVESTHSSDVAIGAQNMHFEESGAFTGEISPKALEDLNVDYVILGHSERREMFNETDEAVNKKVLAAFNHHLVPIVCVGETLEQRENNETKDLVASQVQKALAGLTEDQVKQTVIAYEPIWAIGTGKSSTAEDANEVCSHIRSVVESQFSKVAADAVRIQYGGSVKPTNIKEYMSQPDIDGALVGGASLEPQSFLQLLEAVSHE from the coding sequence ATGCGTAAACCAATTATCGCTGGAAACTGGAAAATGCATAAAACAATGTCTGAAGCGAAAGCATTTGCTGAAGAAGTCGCTGGTTTAGTCCCTAAAAAGGATGTTGTTGATTCTGTTATTTGTGCACCAGCATTATTTTTAGATCGACTTGTTGAATCAACCCATAGCTCGGACGTAGCGATTGGGGCACAAAACATGCATTTTGAAGAAAGTGGTGCTTTTACAGGTGAAATTAGTCCGAAAGCACTTGAAGATTTAAATGTAGACTATGTGATTTTAGGACATTCTGAGCGACGTGAAATGTTCAACGAAACGGATGAAGCGGTAAACAAGAAAGTATTAGCTGCATTCAACCATCACTTAGTTCCTATTGTTTGTGTCGGCGAAACACTTGAACAAAGGGAAAACAATGAAACAAAAGATTTAGTCGCTTCTCAAGTTCAAAAAGCATTAGCAGGTTTAACGGAAGATCAAGTGAAACAAACAGTTATTGCTTATGAACCAATTTGGGCAATTGGAACTGGAAAATCTTCTACAGCAGAAGATGCAAATGAAGTTTGCTCCCATATTCGTTCTGTAGTTGAAAGTCAATTTTCAAAAGTTGCAGCAGACGCCGTTCGAATTCAGTACGGTGGTAGTGTAAAACCAACCAATATTAAGGAGTATATGTCCCAACCGGATATTGATGGTGCATTAGTTGGTGGAGCTAGCCTTGAGCCACAAAGCTTTTTACAACTTTTGGAGGCGGTAAGCCATGAGTAA
- the gpmI gene encoding 2,3-bisphosphoglycerate-independent phosphoglycerate mutase: MSKSPVALIILDGFGLRQETKGNAVTHAKKPNFDRYWGNYPHNTLTASGEAVGLPEGQMGNSEVGHLNIGAGRIVYQSLTRVNVAIRDGEFVKNETFLQAIDHAKKNGTNLHLFGLLSDGGVHSHINHLFALLKLAANEGLKNVYVHAFLDGRDVGPKTAAKYIKETQEKMDEYGVGEFATISGRYYSMDRDKRWERVEKSYRAMVSGEGPTYTDPLELVEDSYSHGIFDEFVIPSVITKENGEPVATIKDNDSVIFYNFRPDRAIQISNTFTNKDFRSFDRGPKHPNNLFFVCLTHFSETVDGYVAFKPVNLDNTLGEVLSQNGLKQLRIAETEKYPHVTFFMSGGREAEFPGETRILINSPKVATYDLKPEMSAYEVTDALLKEIQEDKQDAIILNFANPDMVGHSGMLEPTVKAIEAVDECLGRIVDLIIEKGGTAIITADHGNADEVVTLEGQPMTAHTTNPVPVIVTKKGIELRDGGILGDLAPTMLDLLNVQQPKEMTGKTIIKH, from the coding sequence ATGAGTAAATCACCTGTTGCTCTCATCATTTTAGACGGGTTTGGTCTTCGACAAGAAACAAAAGGAAATGCCGTTACACATGCGAAAAAGCCAAACTTTGACCGCTACTGGGGAAATTACCCACATAATACTTTAACAGCTAGTGGTGAAGCAGTAGGACTACCGGAAGGACAAATGGGTAATTCAGAGGTAGGACATTTAAACATTGGTGCTGGTCGAATTGTTTACCAAAGCTTAACTCGTGTGAACGTGGCCATTCGTGATGGGGAATTCGTTAAAAACGAAACCTTCCTTCAAGCGATTGATCATGCGAAAAAAAATGGTACGAATCTTCACCTATTTGGTTTATTGTCTGACGGTGGTGTCCACAGCCATATTAATCATTTATTTGCCTTATTAAAACTTGCTGCAAATGAAGGATTGAAAAATGTTTATGTCCATGCATTTTTAGATGGTCGTGATGTTGGACCGAAAACAGCTGCAAAATATATTAAAGAAACACAAGAAAAAATGGATGAATACGGTGTTGGTGAATTTGCTACGATTTCTGGCCGTTATTATTCAATGGACCGTGATAAACGTTGGGAACGTGTAGAAAAATCCTATCGTGCAATGGTATCTGGAGAAGGACCGACTTATACTGACCCATTGGAACTTGTAGAAGATTCATATTCACACGGAATTTTCGATGAATTCGTCATTCCTTCTGTTATTACAAAAGAGAATGGTGAACCAGTTGCAACGATTAAGGATAATGATTCGGTTATTTTCTATAATTTTAGACCTGACCGTGCGATCCAAATTTCTAATACATTCACAAATAAAGATTTTCGTTCATTTGATCGAGGACCGAAACATCCTAATAACTTATTTTTCGTTTGCTTAACACATTTTTCTGAAACTGTAGACGGATATGTTGCTTTTAAACCAGTAAACCTTGATAATACTCTTGGTGAGGTTTTATCGCAAAATGGATTGAAACAGTTGCGTATTGCGGAAACAGAAAAATATCCGCATGTCACTTTCTTTATGAGTGGGGGCCGCGAAGCAGAATTCCCTGGAGAAACAAGAATTCTCATTAACTCGCCGAAAGTGGCAACCTATGATTTGAAGCCAGAAATGAGTGCCTACGAAGTAACGGATGCTTTATTGAAAGAAATTCAAGAGGATAAACAAGACGCAATCATATTGAATTTTGCGAATCCAGATATGGTTGGCCATTCAGGTATGCTAGAACCTACTGTTAAAGCGATTGAGGCAGTTGATGAATGCTTGGGTCGTATTGTTGATCTTATTATCGAAAAAGGCGGTACAGCTATTATCACTGCCGATCACGGAAATGCCGACGAAGTAGTTACTCTTGAGGGGCAGCCAATGACTGCACATACTACAAATCCAGTTCCTGTGATTGTTACGAAAAAAGGAATTGAGCTTCGTGATGGAGGAATCCTTGGTGATTTAGCTCCAACAATGCTTGATTTACTTAATGTTCAGCAACCAAAAGAAATGACTGGAAAGACGATTATTAAACATTAA
- the eno gene encoding phosphopyruvate hydratase, whose amino-acid sequence MPHITEVYAREVLDSRGNPTVEVEVYTASGAFGRALVPSGASTGEYEAVELRDGDKGRYLGKGVETAVKNVNDIIAEELIGYDVTEQVVIDKLLIELDGTENKGKLGANAILGVSMAVARAAADFLGVELYEYLGGFNSKQLPVPMMNIVNGGEHADNNVDIQEFMIMPVGAPTFKEALRMGAEIFHNLKSVLKAKGLNTAVGDEGGFAPNLKSNEEALQTIIEAIEKAGYKPGEEVMLAMDAASSEFYNKEDGKYHLSGEGVVRTSAEMVDWYEELTSKYPIISIEDGLDENDWEGHKLLTERIGHKVQLVGDDLFVTNTKKLSEGIKQGVGNAILIKVNQIGTLTETFDAIEMAKRAGYTAIISHRSGETEDTTIADIAVATNAGQIKTGAPSRTDRVAKYNQLLRIEDGLADTAQYLGKDTFYNLKK is encoded by the coding sequence ATGCCACATATTACTGAAGTATATGCAAGAGAAGTACTAGATTCCCGCGGAAATCCTACTGTAGAAGTTGAAGTATATACAGCTTCAGGTGCTTTCGGACGCGCGCTTGTTCCAAGTGGAGCTTCAACAGGAGAATATGAAGCAGTTGAGCTTCGTGATGGCGACAAAGGCCGTTATTTAGGTAAAGGTGTAGAAACTGCAGTGAAAAATGTTAATGATATCATTGCAGAAGAACTAATCGGTTATGATGTAACTGAACAAGTTGTTATTGATAAATTGTTAATTGAGCTTGATGGAACTGAAAATAAAGGGAAACTAGGTGCTAACGCGATCCTTGGTGTTTCTATGGCAGTAGCTCGTGCTGCAGCTGATTTCCTTGGAGTAGAACTTTACGAATATCTTGGAGGTTTCAACTCTAAACAACTTCCAGTGCCAATGATGAATATCGTTAATGGTGGGGAACATGCAGATAATAACGTTGATATTCAAGAATTCATGATCATGCCTGTCGGTGCACCTACTTTTAAAGAAGCATTACGCATGGGTGCAGAAATCTTCCATAACCTTAAATCTGTATTAAAAGCAAAAGGCTTAAACACAGCTGTTGGTGATGAAGGTGGATTTGCTCCTAACCTTAAATCTAACGAAGAAGCACTTCAAACAATTATTGAAGCCATTGAAAAAGCTGGTTACAAACCAGGTGAAGAAGTTATGCTTGCAATGGATGCTGCATCTTCTGAATTCTATAATAAAGAAGACGGTAAATATCATTTATCAGGTGAAGGTGTTGTTCGTACTTCCGCTGAAATGGTTGACTGGTATGAAGAACTTACTTCTAAATACCCAATTATCTCTATCGAAGATGGTTTAGACGAAAATGACTGGGAAGGTCACAAGCTGCTTACAGAACGTATCGGTCATAAAGTTCAATTAGTTGGTGACGATTTATTCGTAACAAACACGAAAAAACTTTCTGAAGGTATTAAACAAGGTGTAGGTAATGCGATCCTTATTAAAGTAAACCAAATCGGTACATTAACTGAAACGTTCGATGCAATCGAAATGGCAAAACGTGCTGGTTATACTGCAATCATTTCTCACCGTTCTGGTGAAACAGAAGACACAACAATTGCTGACATTGCAGTAGCGACAAATGCAGGTCAAATCAAAACAGGTGCTCCTTCAAGAACAGACCGTGTCGCAAAATACAACCAATTACTTCGCATTGAAGACGGTTTAGCAGACACTGCTCAATACTTAGGAAAAGACACATTCTACAACCTAAAAAAATAA
- the secG gene encoding preprotein translocase subunit SecG, with product MHTLFLTLLVIDAIALIIVVLLQSGKSAGLSGAISGGAEQLFGKQKARGMDLVLHRITVVLSVLFIILALGVSYFGI from the coding sequence ATGCATACTTTATTTTTGACTTTATTGGTGATTGATGCGATCGCTTTAATTATTGTAGTACTTTTACAGTCAGGAAAAAGTGCTGGATTGTCAGGAGCGATTTCCGGTGGTGCTGAGCAGTTATTCGGGAAGCAAAAAGCTCGTGGAATGGATTTAGTTTTACATCGAATCACTGTAGTTCTTTCAGTATTATTTATTATTTTAGCACTTGGCGTATCATATTTTGGAATATAA
- a CDS encoding alpha/beta hydrolase translates to MKIVPPKPFTFEAGKRAVLLLHGFTGSSADVRMLGRFLEKQGYTSHAPIYKGHGVPPEELVHTGPDDWWKDVIAGYEHLKNKGYEEIAVAGLSLGGVFSLKLGYTVPVKGIIPMCAPMYIKSEETMYNGVVDYARQYKKFEGKEENQINKEIEEFKKTPMETLKGLQNLISEVRENVDMIYSPTFVVQARHDEMINTDSANIIYNHVESEQKEIKWYEESGHVITLDKEKEQLHQDVYDFLEHLNWSE, encoded by the coding sequence ATGAAAATAGTGCCGCCAAAGCCTTTTACATTTGAAGCGGGTAAACGTGCTGTCTTGTTATTACACGGTTTCACAGGTAGTTCAGCTGATGTTCGGATGTTGGGACGGTTTCTTGAAAAACAAGGATATACATCCCACGCACCTATCTACAAAGGGCATGGAGTTCCACCGGAAGAATTAGTACATACAGGTCCGGATGATTGGTGGAAGGATGTAATAGCAGGCTATGAACATTTGAAAAATAAAGGATACGAAGAAATAGCTGTAGCCGGATTGTCACTAGGTGGGGTATTTTCCCTGAAATTGGGTTACACTGTACCTGTAAAGGGAATAATCCCTATGTGTGCACCGATGTATATTAAAAGTGAAGAAACAATGTACAATGGTGTTGTCGACTATGCTCGCCAGTATAAAAAATTTGAAGGAAAAGAAGAAAATCAAATTAATAAAGAAATTGAAGAATTTAAAAAAACACCAATGGAAACATTGAAAGGATTACAGAATTTGATATCAGAAGTAAGAGAAAATGTGGATATGATCTATTCACCGACCTTTGTTGTTCAGGCTCGACATGATGAAATGATCAATACTGACAGTGCGAATATTATTTATAATCATGTGGAATCTGAACAGAAGGAAATAAAATGGTATGAAGAATCCGGACATGTTATTACGTTAGATAAGGAAAAAGAACAATTACATCAAGATGTTTACGATTTTCTCGAACATCTAAATTGGTCTGAATAA
- the rnr gene encoding ribonuclease R, whose amino-acid sequence MDEKTQSQIERILTYMKDEAYKPLTVQELEEVFGIEDSAGFKDFVKTLVLMEERGLVVRTRSNRYGLPAKMNLVRGKMIGHAKGFAFVTPDEPGFDDIFIPPHEKNNAIHGDVVLVRVSSESSGSRREGSVVRILERGITEVVGTYTESKYFGFVIPDDKKFGSDIFIPKNANKGAVEGHKVVVHITGYPEGHKNAEGEVVQILGHKNDPGVDILSIIHKHGLPQAFPEEVLQQANSVPEEIDENEIGNRRDLRDQTIVTIDGADAKDLDDAVTVTKLENGHYKLGVHIADVTHYVTEGSPIDREALERGTSVYLVDRVIPMIPHRLSNGICSLNPKVNRFTLSCEMEINDKGEVVNHEIFESIIKTTERMTYSDVNKILVDKDEELRERYEPIVPMFETMEQLAQILRTKRMERGAIDFDFKEAKVIVDDEGKPVDVVTRERSVAERLIEEFMLAANETIAEHFHWLDVPFMYRIHEDPKEEKLQRFFEFITNFGLIVRGTANSVHPRALQEIIEAVQGKPEEMVISTVMLRSMQQAKYDPESLGHFGLSTQFYTHFTSPIRRYPDLIVHRLIRTYLIEGKMDEATRAKWDASLQEIADHASKMERRAVDAERDTDELKKAEYMEDKVGEEFDGIISSVTNFGMFVELPNTIEGLVHVSYMTDDYYHYDERQFAMIGERTGNVFRIGDEITIRVINVNKDEHDIDFEIVGMKNNRARRGAQEKPRIVKVRGYKKDSKQKGPQENKDEGEWSTRPPKTKKKKKKSFANTPKNKRTKKRK is encoded by the coding sequence ATGGATGAAAAAACGCAATCTCAGATTGAACGTATTTTAACCTATATGAAAGACGAAGCATACAAACCATTGACAGTGCAGGAACTAGAAGAAGTATTCGGAATTGAAGATTCTGCTGGATTTAAAGATTTTGTAAAAACTCTCGTGCTAATGGAAGAGAGAGGACTTGTCGTCCGAACGAGAAGCAATCGCTACGGACTCCCAGCCAAAATGAATTTGGTCCGTGGGAAAATGATTGGACATGCGAAAGGGTTTGCATTTGTAACACCCGATGAACCAGGATTTGATGATATTTTTATCCCACCACATGAAAAAAATAATGCTATCCATGGGGACGTTGTATTAGTTCGGGTTTCATCTGAAAGTTCTGGTTCAAGACGTGAAGGTTCAGTTGTAAGGATTTTAGAACGTGGAATTACGGAAGTTGTCGGAACATATACCGAGAGTAAATATTTTGGCTTTGTTATTCCAGACGATAAAAAATTTGGCAGCGATATTTTTATTCCAAAAAATGCGAATAAAGGTGCAGTTGAAGGGCATAAAGTCGTCGTACATATAACGGGATATCCGGAAGGTCATAAAAATGCCGAGGGTGAGGTTGTCCAAATTCTTGGTCATAAAAATGATCCAGGTGTGGACATCTTATCCATTATCCATAAACATGGGCTACCACAGGCATTCCCTGAAGAGGTACTGCAACAAGCGAATAGTGTGCCTGAAGAAATTGATGAAAATGAAATAGGTAATCGCAGGGATCTACGTGATCAAACGATTGTAACCATTGATGGTGCCGATGCAAAAGACTTAGATGATGCGGTAACAGTAACAAAACTAGAAAATGGCCACTATAAATTAGGGGTACATATTGCTGATGTCACACATTATGTAACGGAAGGTTCCCCAATTGACCGGGAAGCTTTAGAAAGAGGCACAAGTGTCTATTTAGTTGATCGGGTTATCCCGATGATTCCACATCGTTTATCAAATGGAATATGTTCATTGAATCCAAAAGTGAATCGTTTTACATTATCATGTGAAATGGAAATTAATGATAAAGGTGAAGTCGTTAATCATGAAATTTTCGAAAGTATCATAAAGACAACGGAGCGAATGACTTATTCCGATGTAAATAAAATTTTAGTTGATAAAGATGAGGAATTAAGGGAACGATACGAGCCTATTGTACCGATGTTTGAAACGATGGAACAGTTGGCGCAAATTTTGCGCACGAAACGGATGGAACGAGGAGCAATTGATTTTGACTTTAAAGAAGCAAAAGTGATTGTGGATGATGAAGGGAAGCCTGTTGATGTTGTTACGCGTGAACGATCTGTTGCGGAACGATTAATAGAGGAATTTATGCTGGCAGCAAATGAAACGATTGCAGAACATTTTCACTGGCTGGATGTACCATTCATGTATCGAATCCATGAAGATCCAAAAGAAGAGAAGCTGCAACGATTCTTTGAATTTATTACAAACTTCGGCTTGATTGTCCGTGGAACTGCTAATTCTGTTCATCCGCGTGCGCTTCAGGAAATTATCGAAGCAGTACAAGGAAAACCGGAGGAAATGGTCATTTCTACCGTTATGCTCCGCTCCATGCAGCAAGCAAAATATGATCCTGAAAGCCTCGGTCACTTTGGATTATCAACACAATTCTATACCCATTTCACTTCACCTATTCGACGTTATCCGGATTTAATCGTCCATCGATTAATTCGTACGTATTTAATTGAAGGAAAAATGGATGAAGCAACAAGAGCGAAATGGGATGCATCCTTACAGGAAATTGCTGATCATGCGTCGAAAATGGAGAGACGTGCAGTAGATGCTGAACGGGATACCGACGAGTTGAAAAAAGCAGAGTACATGGAAGATAAAGTGGGCGAAGAGTTTGATGGAATTATCAGTTCTGTAACAAACTTTGGTATGTTTGTGGAATTACCTAATACGATTGAAGGACTTGTTCATGTCAGCTATATGACAGATGATTATTATCATTATGATGAGCGTCAATTTGCTATGATAGGAGAAAGAACAGGTAATGTCTTTCGGATTGGTGATGAAATTACCATTCGTGTCATAAACGTAAATAAAGATGAACATGATATCGACTTTGAAATTGTCGGAATGAAAAATAATCGGGCAAGAAGGGGCGCACAAGAAAAGCCTCGAATTGTAAAAGTACGGGGATACAAAAAGGATTCGAAACAAAAAGGCCCACAAGAAAATAAAGATGAAGGCGAATGGTCCACACGCCCGCCAAAAACAAAAAAGAAAAAGAAAAAATCTTTTGCGAACACACCAAAAAATAAGCGAACAAAAAAACGTAAATGA
- the smpB gene encoding SsrA-binding protein SmpB → MPKGEGKVVAQNKKANHDFFIEETFEAGIVLQGTEIKSIRAGRVNLKDSYARIHKGEVFIYNMHISTYEQGNRYNHDPLRERKLLLHRKQINKLIGETKEAGYALVPLKMYLKDGYAKVLIGLGKGKKKYDKREDLKKKEAKREIEKAFKARQQM, encoded by the coding sequence ATGCCAAAAGGAGAAGGCAAGGTTGTTGCCCAAAATAAAAAGGCAAATCATGATTTTTTTATCGAAGAAACATTTGAAGCGGGAATCGTTCTTCAAGGAACAGAAATTAAATCGATTCGTGCAGGGCGTGTGAACTTAAAGGATTCATATGCGCGAATTCATAAAGGCGAAGTGTTCATATATAATATGCACATCAGCACATATGAACAAGGAAATCGTTATAATCACGATCCATTGCGTGAAAGAAAATTATTGCTTCATCGTAAACAAATAAATAAATTAATCGGTGAAACGAAAGAGGCCGGATATGCATTAGTTCCTCTTAAAATGTATTTAAAGGATGGCTATGCGAAGGTTTTAATTGGACTTGGAAAAGGGAAAAAGAAATACGATAAGCGGGAAGATTTAAAGAAAAAAGAAGCAAAACGTGAGATAGAAAAAGCATTTAAAGCACGTCAACAAATGTAA
- a CDS encoding DUF2294 domain-containing protein produces the protein MEKSKGFIESEISKAITKWEKDFLGRGSLSVKTNILQDMIIVNLQGILTPAEYSVCETKTGMLTIKRTRSELVESGIEDLYEIIQTITGEKTKSFHTDLSSRTGERVMVFKLFNDIESKF, from the coding sequence ATGGAAAAATCGAAAGGCTTTATTGAATCAGAAATAAGCAAGGCAATTACTAAATGGGAAAAGGACTTTCTTGGTCGTGGATCACTATCCGTTAAAACCAATATCTTGCAGGACATGATAATTGTGAATTTACAAGGTATTTTAACACCAGCTGAATATTCTGTATGTGAAACAAAAACGGGAATGCTAACTATAAAAAGAACACGTTCGGAACTCGTTGAATCAGGTATAGAAGACCTTTATGAAATTATTCAAACAATAACTGGGGAGAAGACTAAAAGTTTTCATACCGACTTAAGCTCTCGTACAGGAGAACGTGTGATGGTATTTAAATTATTTAATGATATTGAGTCAAAATTTTAA